A single genomic interval of Natator depressus isolate rNatDep1 chromosome 14, rNatDep2.hap1, whole genome shotgun sequence harbors:
- the LOC141998590 gene encoding LOW QUALITY PROTEIN: uncharacterized protein LOC141998590 (The sequence of the model RefSeq protein was modified relative to this genomic sequence to represent the inferred CDS: inserted 2 bases in 1 codon) produces the protein MEHQGSASEKEKLKMAADGIVSENTEDNSLQEGPEQGEAHGTLLERSKGNFGQSCECGKACGNQCRSERQLENQPEKEVGRFNVAEDARNSAKQQPSGEATWQREKNTCAECGKSFSRHSHLISHRRIHTGEKPYKCLVCGKSFNQSSNLISHRRIHTGEKPYKCLICEKSFIQSSQLNRHERTHTGEKPYKCVECGKSFIQSSDLISHQRSHTGDRPYKCPYCGESFDRRTQLIIHQRIHSGEKPYKCLICWKSFNQSSNLISHQRIHTGERPYKCSDCGKRFNRSSHLMRHKRTHMGDKSYQCPECGKSFDQYSDLITHQRVHTGERPYKCLDCGKSFDWRSQLVIHQRSHTGENPYKCADCGKSFSRSSNLITHQRIHTGERPFKCLDCGKRFCQSSDLFSHQRTHTGERPYKCSDCGKRFSDSSTLIKHRRIHTGEKPYMCQVCGKSFSQSSTHTRHQRLHRGEKPYTCSECGKSFNRSSNLISHQRLHTGDRPFKCLECGRSFNQREHLVRHQRLHTGEKPYKCLECGKSFIQSSQLITHQRVHTGERPYKCPECGKMFSDGSAFINHRRIHTGVKPHKCLNCGKSFNRSSTLVRHQRTHTGEKPFICLECGKKFSDSSALIAHQRLHTGDKPFECSDCGKSFFQLSRLLAHQRIHTGENPYKCLECGKRFNDNSNLITHQIIHTGERPYKCLDCGKSFSRSSHLITHHRTHTGERPYKCLECGKSFNQSSNLITHQRLHTRKKPXDCGRTFSWGSGHMRHQQIHTGETPFKCPWSGKCFKQICTRVDHRDPMKYPFPSSHTH, from the exons ATGGAGCACCAGGGATCCGCTTCGgagaaggaaaaattaaagaTGG CAGCCGATGGGATAGTGAGTGAAAACACGGAGGATAATTCACTGCAGGAAGGTCCTGAGCAAGGGGAAGCACATGGGACATTACTGGAAAGATCCAAAGGGAATTTTGGCCAgagctgtgagtgcgggaaagcCTGTGGAAATCAGTGCAGATCAGAGAGGCAGCTGGAAAACCAGCCAGAGAAAGAAGTGGGTAGGTTTAATGTGGCGGAGGATGCAAGGAACTCAGCGAAACAACAGCCCAGCGGAGAAGCAACAtggcaaagagaaaaaaacacgtgtgctgagtgtgggaaaagcttcagtcggcACTCTCACCTTATTTCCCATAGAAGAATCCACACAGgcgagaaaccctataaatgcctggtgtgtgggaaaagcttcaatcagagctcaaaCCTTATTTCACACAgaagaatccacacaggagagaagcctTATAAATGCCTCATCTGTGAGAAAAGCTTCATTCAGAGCTCACAACTCAACAGACATGAGAGAACgcacacgggagagaaaccctataaatgcgttgagtgcgggaaaagcttcattcagaGCTCGGATCTTATTTCCCATCAGAGAAGCCACACGGGAGACAGACCCTACAAATGCCCCTACTGTGGGGAAAGTTTTGATCGGAGAACACAGCTTATTATCCATCAGAGAATCCATTCAGGAGAGAAACCTTACAAATGCCTCATCTGttggaaaagcttcaatcagagctccAACCTTATTTCACACCAGCGAATCCATACGGGAGAGAGACCGTATAAATGCTCTGACTGTGGGAAAAGATTCAATAGGAGTTCGCACCTTATGCGACACAAGAGAACCCACATGGGAGATAAATCCTATCAATGCCcagagtgtgggaaaagtttcgaCCAGTACTCAGATCTTATTACGCATCagagagtccacacaggagagagaccctataaatgcctggattgtgggaaaagttttgaTTGGCGCTCACAACTGGTTATACACCAGAGAAGTCACACTGGAGAGAATCCTTATAAATGTGCGGACTGCGGGAAAAGTTTCAGTCGGAGCTCAAACCTTATTacacaccagagaatccacacaggcgaACGCCCTTTTAAATGCCTTGATTGCGGGAAAAGATTCTGTCAGAGCTCAGATCTTTTTtcacatcagagaacccacacgggagagagaccctataagtgCTCGGACTGTGGGAAAAGGTTTAGCGACAGCTCGACCCTCATTAAACATAGGAGAATCCACACTGGCGAAAAACCCTATATGTGCCAGgtctgtgggaaaagcttcagtcagagctCCACCCATACTCGACATCAGAGACTCCACAGGGGAGAAAAACCTT ACACATGCTccgagtgcgggaaaagcttcaatcggaGCTCAAACCTTATTTCACATCAGAGACTCCACACTGGAGACAGGCCTTttaaatgccttgagtgtgggagaAGTTTTAATCAGCGGGAGCACCTCGTTAGGCATCAGAGGCTCCACACCGGAGAAAAGCCCTATAAATGCCtggagtgcgggaaaagcttcattcagaGCTCCCAGCTTATCACACACCAAAGAGTCCACACGGGAGAGCGACCCTACAAGTGCCCGGAGTGTGGGAAAATGTTTAGTGATGGCTCAGCCTTTATTAACCAtcggagaatccacacgggagttAAACCCCATAAATGCctcaactgtgggaaaagtttcaatcGGAGCTCAACCCTGGTTagacatcagagaacccacacgggagagaaacccttTATATGCCTGGAGTGCGGGAAAAAGTTTAGTGACAGTTCAGCCCTCATTGCACATCAGAGACTCCACACTGGGGATAAACCCTTTGAATGctctgactgtgggaaaagtttctttCAACTCTCGCGGCTCCTTgcccatcagagaatccacacgggcgAGAACCCCTATAAATGTCTCGAGTGTGGGAAAAGGTTTAATGACAACTCAAACCTTATTACACACCAGAttatccacacgggagagagaccctacaaatgcctggactgtgggaaaagcttcagtcgcAGCTCGCATCTTATTACGCATCACAgaacccacacgggagagagaccctataaatgcctcgagtgtgggaaaagcttcaatcagagctcaaaCCTAATTACACATCAGAGACTCCATACAAGAAAGAAACC TGACTGTGGTAGAACTTTCAGTTGGGGCTCTGGTCACATGAGACATCAGCAGATCCATACAGGGGAGACACCTTTTAAATGTCCTTGGAGTGGAAAATGCTTCAAGCAGATCTGCACCAGAGTGGACCACAGAGACCCCATGAAGTATCCATTTCCTAGTTCCCACACACATTAG